In one window of Desulfovibrio sp. DNA:
- a CDS encoding Rrf2 family transcriptional regulator: MKLSAKTRYAARILLYLANNGFDKPVSSSLIASKTGISSQFIEQILRQLRLAGITGSVRGAKGGHILMRKPEDLTFGCIVRLMEGGIELSGCLEKPGNCSRFDACEVRKAWESLQATLDGVFESITLRDLMHDDRLLL, encoded by the coding sequence ATGAAGCTTTCAGCCAAAACGCGCTATGCAGCTCGTATTCTACTGTATTTAGCAAACAATGGGTTTGATAAACCAGTTTCTTCAAGCTTGATCGCAAGCAAAACTGGCATCAGCTCTCAGTTTATTGAACAAATTTTGCGCCAGCTGCGGCTGGCGGGCATTACAGGCAGCGTTCGCGGCGCCAAGGGTGGGCATATCCTTATGCGCAAGCCTGAAGATCTTACTTTTGGTTGTATAGTCCGTCTGATGGAAGGGGGCATTGAGTTGAGCGGCTGCCTTGAAAAACCTGGCAACTGTTCACGCTTTGACGCCTGCGAAGTGCGCAAGGCCTGGGAAAGCCTGCAAGCTACGCTCGATGGCGTGTTTGAATCCATTACCCTTCGTGACCTCATGCACGATGACCGCCTTTTGCTTTGA
- a CDS encoding Rrf2 family transcriptional regulator has translation MRISTMSCHALHLLLCLSEQDQHMPASASELAACTGISEKFVQKIMRLLQSETIIKSVRGIAGGHMLARSPDSITLADIINAVEGGITLPGVNSEAPVGKAAFDVWDKAAMTLHNSLDAVTLSSVRKSAGFSPRQAAHRKQGHSVTRRPESEPGGTNAKAYSLGRQRCRKPKQDVASLTSI, from the coding sequence ATGCGTATTTCAACGATGTCCTGTCACGCACTGCATTTGCTGTTGTGCCTTTCTGAACAAGATCAGCACATGCCGGCATCCGCTTCTGAACTTGCTGCTTGTACGGGCATTTCTGAAAAGTTTGTGCAGAAAATCATGCGCTTGCTTCAATCCGAGACCATTATCAAGAGCGTACGGGGCATTGCCGGGGGGCACATGCTTGCCCGCAGCCCTGATTCCATAACGCTGGCTGACATAATCAACGCAGTGGAAGGGGGCATTACCTTGCCCGGCGTCAACAGCGAAGCTCCTGTCGGCAAAGCCGCCTTTGACGTTTGGGACAAGGCCGCCATGACTTTGCACAACTCTTTGGATGCGGTGACGCTCAGTTCTGTTCGTAAGAGCGCCGGGTTTTCGCCGCGTCAAGCTGCTCATCGCAAACAGGGCCATTCAGTCACCAGAAGACCAGAATCAGAACCCGGAGGCACCAATGCAAAAGCATATTCTCTTGGTAGACAGCGATGCCGAAAGCCTAAACAGGATGTCGCAAGTCTTACGTCAATCTAA
- a CDS encoding two-component system response regulator, whose amino-acid sequence MSQVLRQSNYQVSVASSCDESLHLVNSCKPDCIIFDVELQGTSGTILYSRLRRNSQTRDIPAIVCTNVGPRPICFGTGVPVLSKNCPGDVLLGAVSAAVAC is encoded by the coding sequence ATGTCGCAAGTCTTACGTCAATCTAACTACCAGGTAAGCGTCGCGTCCAGCTGTGACGAAAGCCTTCATCTGGTCAACAGTTGCAAACCGGACTGCATCATCTTTGATGTTGAGTTGCAGGGTACTTCGGGCACCATTTTGTACAGTCGCCTGCGCAGGAATTCGCAAACGCGCGATATTCCAGCCATTGTCTGCACAAATGTGGGGCCGAGGCCCATCTGCTTCGGAACCGGCGTTCCTGTTTTGAGCAAAAACTGCCCAGGTGATGTGCTGCTGGGTGCTGTTTCTGCCGCCGTAGCCTGTTAA
- the hmcF gene encoding sulfate respiration complex iron-sulfur protein HmcF: MSELLCTPTPVTTKEGILELLKDKAGAQYYSQMKEMKVDQAALARDLEQTCKSRTRTWLSVCAHCAMCADSCFFYRTNNNDPTQIPSYKIQATLGELLRRKGKVDTEFMIKCMDAAWGKCTCCNRCSVYCPHGIDTGVMFSYLRGILFKHGFIPWEMKIGSGMHRVYGAQMDVTEEDWLETCEWMVEEQQEEWPDLEIPVEKENADVMYVLNAREVKHYPEDIALAAILFSVTDTNWTVPSEGWENTSLSMFAGDWEGCAQNVKRIYAAVDRLKPKVVVGTECGHAHRATVVEGPYWAGRESGDPPVRFMHYVEWVAEMLRTGKLKIDPAKKIKVPCTLQDSCNYVRNHGLGSATREILSYIAEDFREMDPKSDHNFCCGGGGGLNGIGKYRQERNVGLKNKLDQIKATGAELVITPCHNCWDAIRDMMEVYEEHKIKWSFLKPLLAEMIIVPPHIRHNELE; the protein is encoded by the coding sequence ATGTCCGAATTGCTTTGCACCCCTACCCCAGTCACCACCAAAGAAGGCATTCTTGAACTGCTGAAGGACAAGGCCGGGGCGCAATATTATAGCCAGATGAAGGAAATGAAAGTGGACCAGGCAGCCCTGGCCCGCGATCTTGAACAGACCTGTAAATCGCGCACCCGCACATGGCTTAGTGTCTGTGCGCATTGCGCCATGTGTGCGGACAGCTGCTTTTTCTACAGAACCAATAACAATGATCCCACACAGATTCCGTCATACAAGATACAGGCCACCCTGGGCGAACTATTGCGCCGCAAGGGCAAGGTTGACACCGAATTCATGATCAAGTGCATGGACGCTGCCTGGGGCAAGTGCACCTGTTGCAACCGCTGCAGCGTCTATTGCCCCCATGGCATAGACACGGGCGTCATGTTCAGCTACCTGCGCGGCATACTGTTCAAGCACGGCTTTATTCCCTGGGAAATGAAGATCGGTTCCGGCATGCACCGCGTGTACGGCGCGCAGATGGACGTGACCGAAGAAGACTGGCTGGAAACCTGCGAATGGATGGTGGAAGAGCAGCAGGAAGAATGGCCTGATCTTGAAATCCCTGTGGAAAAAGAAAATGCCGACGTCATGTACGTTCTTAACGCCCGTGAGGTAAAGCACTATCCTGAAGACATCGCCCTGGCCGCGATTCTCTTCAGCGTGACCGATACCAACTGGACGGTACCCAGCGAAGGCTGGGAAAACACCTCGTTGAGCATGTTCGCAGGCGACTGGGAAGGCTGCGCGCAAAATGTCAAGCGCATCTATGCCGCTGTGGACCGCCTCAAACCCAAGGTTGTTGTGGGAACGGAATGCGGCCATGCCCACCGCGCCACCGTGGTTGAAGGCCCCTATTGGGCCGGACGTGAAAGCGGAGATCCGCCGGTGCGCTTCATGCACTATGTGGAGTGGGTGGCAGAAATGCTGCGCACAGGCAAACTCAAGATTGATCCCGCGAAGAAAATCAAGGTTCCCTGCACGTTGCAAGACTCTTGCAACTATGTGCGCAACCATGGCCTTGGCAGCGCCACACGTGAAATCCTGAGCTATATTGCTGAAGATTTCAGAGAGATGGACCCCAAGAGCGACCATAACTTCTGTTGCGGGGGCGGGGGCGGCCTTAACGGCATTGGCAAATATCGCCAGGAACGCAACGTGGGGCTCAAAAACAAGCTGGACCAGATCAAGGCCACCGGCGCGGAACTGGTTATCACCCCCTGCCATAACTGCTGGGACGCCATCCGCGATATGATGGAAGTGTATGAAGAACACAAGATCAAATGGTCTTTCTTGAAGCCCCTGCTGGCAGAAATGATCATCGTGCCGCCGCACATCCGGCATAACGAACTGGAGTAA
- the hmcE gene encoding sulfate respiration complex protein HmcE, with protein MVDFITGPLFVISLVIFVVGMLARVFWYVNGLDWRLERVAYRYHANRSIAGIFASIFKWLIPGGTDGWRTQPVAAVLFFLLHFGAVLVPFFLLGHTVLLERYVGITLPSLPGTLADIFSVMSIVAIVLLAIRRMISPALRQLSNGGDWLILLLTFLPFATGLMARLDMSAYQSWMLAHVLSGELFLILAPFTKLSHIVLFFMSRAQIGMDFAIKRGGATRGGAFPW; from the coding sequence ATGGTTGATTTTATTACCGGACCCCTTTTTGTCATTTCACTCGTGATCTTTGTGGTCGGCATGCTGGCCCGCGTTTTCTGGTACGTAAACGGCCTGGACTGGCGCCTTGAACGCGTGGCCTACCGGTACCATGCCAACCGCTCCATCGCAGGCATCTTTGCGTCAATCTTCAAATGGCTGATCCCTGGTGGAACCGATGGCTGGAGAACACAGCCTGTAGCCGCTGTTTTATTTTTTCTTCTGCACTTTGGTGCCGTGCTCGTTCCGTTCTTTCTGCTTGGCCATACCGTGCTGCTTGAGCGCTATGTCGGCATAACACTGCCTTCGCTGCCCGGCACCCTGGCCGACATTTTTTCCGTCATGAGCATTGTGGCCATCGTTCTGCTGGCCATACGCCGCATGATTTCGCCTGCACTGCGCCAACTCAGCAACGGCGGGGACTGGCTCATACTGCTTCTGACATTTCTGCCCTTTGCCACCGGGCTTATGGCGCGGCTGGACATGTCCGCCTATCAAAGCTGGATGCTGGCGCACGTTTTGAGCGGTGAGCTTTTCCTTATACTGGCTCCCTTTACCAAGCTTTCGCACATAGTTCTCTTCTTCATGTCACGTGCCCAGATCGGCATGGACTTCGCCATCAAAAGGGGCGGAGCCACCCGCGGCGGCGCTTTTCCCTGGTAA
- a CDS encoding cytochrome c3 family protein, whose protein sequence is MQEKHIGLWITLPCLLFLTFGLVLSSGEAYGEERIPFTYPPFSAKKMPPVFFTHDQHIAYLADKGQDCTACHQMTDEGLAESFGNVRNVAPSKQMDYLHATCTECHVKLAKGPRLVDCRTCHSERIASENAANK, encoded by the coding sequence ATGCAGGAAAAACACATCGGACTCTGGATCACTCTCCCCTGCCTGTTGTTTTTGACCTTCGGCTTGGTGCTGTCTTCGGGCGAAGCATACGGTGAGGAGCGCATCCCCTTCACCTACCCGCCTTTCAGTGCCAAAAAAATGCCGCCGGTCTTCTTCACACACGATCAACACATAGCCTATCTGGCAGACAAAGGGCAGGACTGCACAGCCTGCCACCAGATGACGGACGAAGGCCTAGCCGAATCGTTCGGAAACGTCAGAAACGTCGCTCCAAGCAAACAGATGGACTATCTGCACGCTACCTGTACCGAATGTCACGTCAAACTTGCCAAGGGGCCCCGCCTTGTGGACTGCCGGACCTGTCATAGCGAGCGCATTGCATCTGAGAATGCCGCCAATAAGTAA